Below is a genomic region from Demequina sp. NBRC 110054.
AGCTGCGCAAGCAGACGTACTCGTGGGGCGTGCGGTGATCACCGGCCGGTCCCGCGGGACGATGCGGGAACGCACGGCGCACCGAGCGTCGAGATGACGCGCCTCCCCGACTCGCTGTGGTGGGACACCCTCGGCGAGACCCCCACGCCCACTCCCCCGCTCGATGGCGACCTCGACGTCGACGTGGCCATCGTCGGCGCGGGCTTCACCGGGCTGTGGACCGCCTACTACCTCGCGACCGCGCGTCCCGACCTGCGCGTCGCGGTGCTCGAGAAGGAGCTCGCGGGCTTCGGCGCTTCCGGCCGCAACGGCGGCTGGTCCTCAGCCCTGCTCCCCTCCTCCCTCGACACCCTCGCGCGCGATGCTGACCGCGCCGGCGCCCTCGACTTCCATGCCGCCATGCGGGCCTCGGTCGACGAGATCATCCGCGTCACCACTGCCGAGGGCATCGACGCGGGAATCGCGAAGGGCGGCACCCTCGTGCTCGCCCGGTCTGCGGCCCAGGAGATCCGCGCCCGCGCCGAGGTCGAGGACGCCCGACGCTGGGGCCGGGGCCCCGACGAGCTCGCATGGCTCGACGCGGACCAGGCACGGTCCCGCCTCGCCGCCACCGACGTGCGCGGCGCGACCTACACGCCCGACTGCGCGGCGATCCACCCCGGCCGCCTGGTCCGCGGCCTCGCGCGCATCGTCCAGGAGCGCGGCGTGGCCCTCTACGAGCAGACGCCCGTCACCCGCATCGCTCCGCACCTCGCCGAGACCCCGGGCGGCACTGTGACCGCCGACGTCGTCGTCCGCGCGACCGAGGGCTACACGCCTACCATCGCCGGCCTCAAGCGCGTGGTCGCTCCGATCCACTCGCTCATCGTGGCAACCGAGCCCCTGCCCGCCTCGCTGTGGGAGGAGATCGGCCTCAGGCACCGCGAGACGTTCAGCGATCAGCGCCACCTGGTCGTCTACGGGCAGCGCACGGCGGACGACCGCCTGGTCTTCGGCGGCCGAGGTGCGCCGTACCACCTGGGATCCAAGGTGGCGCCCGAGCACGACAGCCATCCCAAGGTGCACGCCGCGCTGCGCCGCGAGATCGTCGCGATGCTCCCGCAGCTCACGGGCGTGCGATTCACCCATGCCTGGGGCGGCGCGCTCGGGGTCGCCCGCGACTGGCACGCCTCCGTCGGGCTGGACCAGTCGACGGGCCTCGCCTGGGCGGGAGGGTACGTCGGCGACGGCGTCACGACGACCAACCTGGCCGGACGCACGCTCCGAGACCTGATCCTCGGCCAGGACACCGAGCTCACGGGCCTGCCGTGGGTGGGCCACCGCTCGCGCCGGTGGGAGCCCGAGCCGCTGCGGTGGCTGGGCGTGAACGCGGGACTGCAGGCGCTGACCGCGGCCGACGGGGAGGAGCGTCTCACGGGACGCCCCAGCATCGTCGCGCGCGCGATGGCGCCGCTGCTCGGGGGACACTGAGCCCGACCCGGGAGACACTGAGGCCTCCACCACCGCCGACCTCGAGAGGCGCCCATGACAGTGCCGACCGCCGCGTGGGTGCGTGGCCTCCCGAAGGCCCAGCTCCACGTGCACCTCGAGGGCTGCATCCCTCCCGCGCTCGTGCTTGAGCGCGCCCGCGACACCGGCCGCGACGACCTCGCGCGGGGTGTGCCGGACCTCAGTGGAGGGCTCGGGCCCTTCCTCGCGCATCTGGATCGCTCATGCGCGGTCATGGACGCCGCCGAGCACCTCGAGCGCATCGCCGCGCACGCATCGCGCACGGCGCTCGCCGAGGGCGTCGTGCACACCGAGGCCATCGTCAACCCGACGCACTGGCCCGCCTGGGCCGGCCGGCTCACCGAGTTCGTCGACGCCTTCGACCGTGGCTTCGCGCGCGCCGAGGCCGAGGGCGCGCCGTGGACGCAGCTCAGCCTGTCGATCAAACGCACCCAGTCGACGGACGAGGCGCTCGCGCTCGTGCGATGGATCATCGACGCGAGGCATCCCCGCGTCGGGGCCCTGTCGATCGACGGCAACGAGGCCGCCGAGGGCCGCACCGCCGATCGCTTCGCTCCGGCGTTCGCGCTCGCGAAGGAGCACGGGATCCCCCGGACCGTCCACGCGGGCGAGTCGAGCGGACCCGAGGGCGTCCTGGACGCGATCACACGACTGCACGCCCAGAGGATCGACCATGGGATCAGGGCCATCGAGGACCCCGACACCGTCGCCTTCCTCGTCGCCCAGGACCCGCCGATCGCACTCGACGTGTGCCCGCGCTCCAACCGCGTGCTCGGCGCAGCACCCGTAGGCACCCCTCACCCGGCCGGGGCGCTCCACGACGCGGGCGTACGACTCACCGTCGGCACCGACGACCCCGAGCTGTTCGGCAGCCCGCTGACCTCGGAGTACCTCGCGCTCGCGGAGGAGTTCGGCTGGGGCCGGGACGTACTGGCGGGCCTCGCGCGGGACTCGATCGAGGCCTCCTTCGTGGACGAGGAGACGCGTCAGCTCTACCTCGACAGGCTCGCGAACTACCTGGACGGGGCGTAGAAGCGGTCCTGCGTCGCCGCGCGAATCGGGACGAACCCGACTAACGTCGGCAGTAGTCGCCGGTGCGCCGAGGCACCGTCTCGGAGGGGTCGGCGCTCGCGCACGCAGGAGGCACCATGGCCCCGGAGAACCCGCACGCCGCAGCACCGACGCGCGGCCTGCATGCCAAGGTCGTCGCCATCAGCATCGGCGCAGCCCTCGGCGGATTCCTGTTCGGCTTCGACTCCTCCGTGATCAACGGCGCGGTCGACTCGATCTCGTCCGAGTTCGCGCTGTCCGACACGTTCACCGGCTTCGCGGTGGCCTCTGCGCTGCTCGGCTGCGCCGTCGGCGCGTGGTTCGCGGGGAGCCTCGCCGACCGCTTCGGCCGCATCAGGGTCATGGTGATCTCCGCGATCGTGTTCCTGGCCTCCGCGGTCGGCTCGGGGCTCGCGTTCGGGATCGGCGACCTGATCGCCTGGCGCATCGTCGGAGGTCTCGCGATCGGCGCCGCCTCGGTCATCGCGCCCGCCTACATCGCGGAGGTCGCACCCGCCGCGTTCCGTGGGCGGCTCGGCTCGCTCCAGCAGATGGCCATCGTGCTCGGCATCTTCGCGTCGCTGCTGTCGGACGAGGTGCTCGCAGGGGCGGCAGGAGGCGCCGACGCGGAGCTGTGGCTCGGACTCGAGGCGTGGCGCTGGATGTTCCTCACAGCGGTCATCCCCGCGCTCATCTACGGCGGCGTCGCTCTGACGCTTCCCGAGTCCCCGCGATTCCTGGTGGAGAGGCACAGGGACGACGAGGCGGCTGCGGTGCTCGCGGGCTACACCGGCGAGCCCGACCCGCACGGGCGCATCTCCCTCATCCGAGACTCCCTGGGCGGGGACGAGCACCTGACCCTGAGCGACCTGCGTGGGCCCCGCTTCGGCCTCCAGCCGATCGTGTGGATCGGCATCCTGCTGTCCGTGTTCCAGCAGTTCGTCGGCATCAACGTGATCTTCTACTACTCGACCACGCTGTGGAAGTCGGTCGGCTTCGACGAGTCGGACGCCTTCACGACCTCCACCATCACGTCCGTGACGAACATCGTCATGACACTCGTCGCGATCGCGCTCGTCGACAAGGTGGGCCGCCGCACGCTGCTCATCGTCGGCTCCGTCGGCATGACCGTGTCGCTGCTGACCATGGCGATCGCCTTCAACCAGGCCGCAGTGGACGCCGCGGGCGACGCGCAGCTCGAGCAGCCCTGGTCGATCATCGCGCTCATCGCGGCCAACGGCTTCGTGGTCTTCTTCGCGGCGAGCTGGGGCCCCGTGGTGTGGGTGCTGCTCGGCGAGATGTTCCCCAACAGGCTCCGCGCGGCGGCGCTCGCCGTGGCGGCCGCCGCCCAGTGGCTCGCGAACTTCACGATCACCCTCACCTTCCCCGTGATGGCCGGCTGGGGCCTGCAGTTCGCCTACGGGTTCTACGCGCTCATGGCGGCGCTGTCGCTGTGGTTCGTGCTCACGAAGGTGCCCGAGACGAAGGGCATCGAGCTCGAGGACATGGAGAGCGCGTCGGTGTCGTAGAGCCCGCGGGCCGAGGACGGGCCGGCGCCTCACGCCGCCATGGCCGGGCCGAAACGGCCGAAAGACCCCCACGACGAACCACGGCCCCACCGCGGCTAGGCCAGCGGGTGGGGCCGTGCGGCGCATCAAGGGGGGCGATGCGCCTTCATCGTGGTTCCCGCAACGAAAAAGGGGGGTCGTGCGGGAGCCATCTCGCGCGCGAGGGGGGTGCGCGCTAAAAAAACGGTACACCCTACGGGGTGTCGTGTCACGCTGATTCGTGGGTGATTTCTCTGAGTTTGCGCAGAGTGAGACACATGTCTCGCACCCGAGTGCCACCTTTTGTCGACAGTCATGACAAAAGCCCCCTCCGGTCTCCCGGAGAGGGCTTGAGCCTCACGACGTGGCAGGTGAGGGATTCGAACCCCCGAAGTCGATGACGGCTGATTTACAGTCAGCTCCCTTTGGCCGCTCGGGCAACCTGCCGTGCGCCGCAAGCGGCGCGCATGGAAGGATAGCAAGGAAATAGGGGTGCACGCGAACCAGCGTCCCGATACCCCGTTCCCCAGCCCGACGACGAGGAGGACTCATGGCCGACAGCAGCTTCGATGTGGTGAGCAAGGTGGACCGCCAGGAGGTGGACAACGCGCTCAACCAGGCCTACAAGGAGATCAACCAGCGCTACGACTTCAAGGGCGTCGGGGCGTCGATCGAGTTCTCGGGCGAGGACATCCTCATGAAGGCCAACAGCCCCGAGCGCGTCAAGGCCGTGCTCGATGTCTTCATCGGCAAGCTCGCCAAGCGCCAGATCGAGATGAAGGCCCTCGAGTGGGGCGAGCCGGTCGCGTCCGGCAAGGAGTTCCGCCTCGCCGCGAAGATCAAGGAGGGCATCCCTCAGGACGTCGCGAAGAAGCTCACCAAGCTCGTGCGCGACGAGGGACCCAAGGGCGTCAAGGCCCTCATCCAGGGCGATGAGCTGCGGGTGAGCTCCAAGTCGCGCGACGACCTGCAGGCGACCATCGCGCTCATGAAGGGCGCCGACGTGGACGCGGCGCTGCAGTTCGTCAACTTCCGGTAGTCGTCGCGCGTGGCCCGGCGATACCGTCGGGTCATGCGGATCCGGCCCGTCGACCTGGTCGACGTCCTCGCCTACCTGGTGGTGCTCGGCATCTTCGTGGAGCTGTTCCCCGAGGTGATCACCGAGAGCTTCCTCATGTCGGTGCTCACCGCCGTCCTGCTCAAGCTCGTGCTCGAGGTGGTGCTGCGGGCCAAGAAGGCAGCCGTCACGCGGATCCGGTCAGCCGACAGCAGGGCGACGCAAGCCGTCAACGCAGGCATGCTCGCCCTGCTGCTTCCCGGCAGCAAGTTCGTGATGATCGAGTTGGTCGCACTCGTCTTCGGTGACTCGGTCTACCTGGGGGGCTTCTTCCAGGTCACCGCGCTCATCATCGCGCTGACCCTCGCCCAGGCCGGGCTGCGCCTGCTCGTCGAGAAGGACTGACCCCCGCCGCTCAACCCTCGACAGGGACGATGCGGCGGCGGGCCAGCAGCAGTCCCGCACCCAGGATCGCCGCGGCAGCGGCGATCGCGAGCGCGCCGACCGGCTCGGCTCCCGTGGCGGCGAGCTCGGTGCGGAGCGTCCGGTCTTCGATCGTGGTGAGGACGCCCTCCTCGGAGACGGTGAAGGTCGTGACGATCCGCGCGTCCGTGCCGTCGAGCCAGGTGCCGATCGCGACGAGCTCGTGGTCGCCCGCCTCAAGCTCGGGCAGGACGCCCGTGACGGTCGCGGTGCCGTTGTCGGCGACCACCGCGGTGCCGATCTGCTGCGGCGTCGAGTGGACCTCAAGGATCAGGGTCGAGCCGGGCAGCAGGCCCTCACCCGTGGCGCTGACCGTCGCCTCCTGGGCGTCATCCCCCAGCTCGGCCTCGAGGACGAGGTCCAGGTCGGGGTCCGGCGCCGCGACCTCGACGGTCGCCGTGGCCGATCCGGGGAGCGTCACGCTGTCGCCCTCGGCGGTCGCGGTGACGCTGCAGTCGCCGGCGCCCGTGAGGACGAGCTCGCCGTCCTCGACCTCGCACACGCCTTCGGCGGCCAGCACGGTGGGAAGGTCGTACTCGGACGACGCGGTGACCGCGATCGGGTCCATCCCGAAGGTGAGATCGGGCAGCGCCGACAGCGTGACCTCCTGCGACCGCTTGGCGATCGTGACGGTGCGGGCCACCGTAGCGGCGGCGGTGAGCTCGTCGCCCGCCTGGCTCGCAGTGACAGTGCAGTCACCGACGTCGGTCGCGACAAGCCTTCCGCCCTGAATCTCGCACGCGCCGCTCGCGGCGAGGGTCACGTCAAGGCCGACCGAGGAGGTGGCCGCGATCGCCGCGCGCTCGCCGTACACGGTGGCGAGCAGCTCGCCGAGGGTGAGCGCCTGGGAGCGCTTGCCCACGGAGACGTCCACAGAGGCAGTCGCGGAGGCCACCTCTGAGGTGCCTGCCTGCGTCGCACTCACGGTGCAGGTCCCCACACCGGTCAGCTGAAGCTCGTCGCCGGACAGCGCGCACGCGCCGCTCGCGGCAAGGGTGACGGGCAGGTCCTCCGACGACGAGGCAGAGACAGTCACGGGGTCGCCCTCGTAGACGAGGCCGTCGGGAAGCGCGTCGATCGTCAGCGTCTGGGAGCGCTTGCCGATCGTGACCGTCCTGCTAGCCGTCGACGACTTCACCGCGGCCGAGCCCGAGTAGGACGCCGACACGGCGATGTCGCCCGCGTCGTACGTCAGACCGGACACCGTCGCCGCGCCATCGACGAGGGAGAGGCCGCTCGTGGTGACGCCGTCGACGGTGATGTCCACGGTCCCGGTCGCGGAGGAACCGCCCGAGGCGACCGTCGCGGTGACCGCGAACTCCTCGCCGCTCACGGGGCTCGCGGGGTCGACGCTCAACGTGGTCGTCGAGGTGGCCTGCGGCGTCACGGACGAGGAGGCCGCGGAGGGGTCTCCATAGCCGATCATGTTCGTGGCCTCCACGCGGAAGGTATACGCGGTGCCGTTGGTCAAGCCGGTCACGGTCGTCGAGGTGGTCGGAGGTTCGCCCGAGAGCGTGGCGCACGTGGTCTCGGAGCCGCCGTCCGGGGTGCAGAGCACTCGGTAGCCGGTGACGCCGCCGGCCTCGTCGGTGGGGGCCGTCCAGCTCACGGTCGCGGAGCCGTTGCCCGCGGTAGCGGAGGGCGTGCCGGGGGCGCTCGGCGGCTGGTCGGCGAACGTCATCGTGACCTCGCCGTGGGCCGTCCAGGAGGCGCTCTGCGAGTCGGTCGCATAGTAGGCGCCGAGGCCGATCAGATACTCGGTGCCCGCAGCGAGGGTCACGACGAGCGCGGCGTCACGCCCGTAGTCATCGTCACTCTGATCGATGAACGCCCCTGCGGACGTCCAGACCTCGAGGGTGTTGTCAAAGTTCGTGGGCGACGTCGCGGTGACGCGGATGAAGACCGTCGTCGTCTCGTCCGGCGTGACCGAGTACCAGGCGACGTTGTTCCGGTACGGCATCTCGGACTCGCTGTAGGTGCCCGTGGAGTCGATTCCGACGTTCGAGGCGGTGAAGCTCGACTCGAAGTCGCTGATCGGCAGCGGCACGGCGGTCTCCGGCGAGGAGCCGCCGACCGTCGCGGCCGAGGCCGCGGTCGGGACCAGGACGACGGCGAGCGCGGCGATGACCGTCGCCGAGACCGCTCGCAGGGACAACGCGCGCATGGATTCCTCCAACTCCGTGGGGGCGCCCTCCGCGT
It encodes:
- a CDS encoding sugar porter family MFS transporter; this encodes MAPENPHAAAPTRGLHAKVVAISIGAALGGFLFGFDSSVINGAVDSISSEFALSDTFTGFAVASALLGCAVGAWFAGSLADRFGRIRVMVISAIVFLASAVGSGLAFGIGDLIAWRIVGGLAIGAASVIAPAYIAEVAPAAFRGRLGSLQQMAIVLGIFASLLSDEVLAGAAGGADAELWLGLEAWRWMFLTAVIPALIYGGVALTLPESPRFLVERHRDDEAAAVLAGYTGEPDPHGRISLIRDSLGGDEHLTLSDLRGPRFGLQPIVWIGILLSVFQQFVGINVIFYYSTTLWKSVGFDESDAFTTSTITSVTNIVMTLVAIALVDKVGRRTLLIVGSVGMTVSLLTMAIAFNQAAVDAAGDAQLEQPWSIIALIAANGFVVFFAASWGPVVWVLLGEMFPNRLRAAALAVAAAAQWLANFTITLTFPVMAGWGLQFAYGFYALMAALSLWFVLTKVPETKGIELEDMESASVS
- a CDS encoding adenosine deaminase family protein — protein: MTVPTAAWVRGLPKAQLHVHLEGCIPPALVLERARDTGRDDLARGVPDLSGGLGPFLAHLDRSCAVMDAAEHLERIAAHASRTALAEGVVHTEAIVNPTHWPAWAGRLTEFVDAFDRGFARAEAEGAPWTQLSLSIKRTQSTDEALALVRWIIDARHPRVGALSIDGNEAAEGRTADRFAPAFALAKEHGIPRTVHAGESSGPEGVLDAITRLHAQRIDHGIRAIEDPDTVAFLVAQDPPIALDVCPRSNRVLGAAPVGTPHPAGALHDAGVRLTVGTDDPELFGSPLTSEYLALAEEFGWGRDVLAGLARDSIEASFVDEETRQLYLDRLANYLDGA
- a CDS encoding YajQ family cyclic di-GMP-binding protein, which encodes MADSSFDVVSKVDRQEVDNALNQAYKEINQRYDFKGVGASIEFSGEDILMKANSPERVKAVLDVFIGKLAKRQIEMKALEWGEPVASGKEFRLAAKIKEGIPQDVAKKLTKLVRDEGPKGVKALIQGDELRVSSKSRDDLQATIALMKGADVDAALQFVNFR
- a CDS encoding FAD-binding oxidoreductase; translated protein: MTRLPDSLWWDTLGETPTPTPPLDGDLDVDVAIVGAGFTGLWTAYYLATARPDLRVAVLEKELAGFGASGRNGGWSSALLPSSLDTLARDADRAGALDFHAAMRASVDEIIRVTTAEGIDAGIAKGGTLVLARSAAQEIRARAEVEDARRWGRGPDELAWLDADQARSRLAATDVRGATYTPDCAAIHPGRLVRGLARIVQERGVALYEQTPVTRIAPHLAETPGGTVTADVVVRATEGYTPTIAGLKRVVAPIHSLIVATEPLPASLWEEIGLRHRETFSDQRHLVVYGQRTADDRLVFGGRGAPYHLGSKVAPEHDSHPKVHAALRREIVAMLPQLTGVRFTHAWGGALGVARDWHASVGLDQSTGLAWAGGYVGDGVTTTNLAGRTLRDLILGQDTELTGLPWVGHRSRRWEPEPLRWLGVNAGLQALTAADGEERLTGRPSIVARAMAPLLGGH
- a CDS encoding fibronectin type III domain-containing protein — translated: MRALSLRAVSATVIAALAVVLVPTAASAATVGGSSPETAVPLPISDFESSFTASNVGIDSTGTYSESEMPYRNNVAWYSVTPDETTTVFIRVTATSPTNFDNTLEVWTSAGAFIDQSDDDYGRDAALVVTLAAGTEYLIGLGAYYATDSQSASWTAHGEVTMTFADQPPSAPGTPSATAGNGSATVSWTAPTDEAGGVTGYRVLCTPDGGSETTCATLSGEPPTTSTTVTGLTNGTAYTFRVEATNMIGYGDPSAASSSVTPQATSTTTLSVDPASPVSGEEFAVTATVASGGSSATGTVDITVDGVTTSGLSLVDGAATVSGLTYDAGDIAVSASYSGSAAVKSSTASRTVTIGKRSQTLTIDALPDGLVYEGDPVTVSASSSEDLPVTLAASGACALSGDELQLTGVGTCTVSATQAGTSEVASATASVDVSVGKRSQALTLGELLATVYGERAAIAATSSVGLDVTLAASGACEIQGGRLVATDVGDCTVTASQAGDELTAAATVARTVTIAKRSQEVTLSALPDLTFGMDPIAVTASSEYDLPTVLAAEGVCEVEDGELVLTGAGDCSVTATAEGDSVTLPGSATATVEVAAPDPDLDLVLEAELGDDAQEATVSATGEGLLPGSTLILEVHSTPQQIGTAVVADNGTATVTGVLPELEAGDHELVAIGTWLDGTDARIVTTFTVSEEGVLTTIEDRTLRTELAATGAEPVGALAIAAAAAILGAGLLLARRRIVPVEG